A section of the Rattus norvegicus strain BN/NHsdMcwi chromosome 15, GRCr8, whole genome shotgun sequence genome encodes:
- the Or4l1 gene encoding olfactory receptor Olr1625, with the protein MDYKNGSAVTEFILVGFSGDWQLQTFFFVTFTLIYGTTVVGNILIIVTVAATSTLHSPMYFLLGNLSFLDMCLSTVTTPKMITDLLAARKSISFQGCMAQMFFMHFFGGAEMTLLIVMAFDRYVAICKPLHYRIIMSHRLLNRCIILSWTIGFIHTMSQMALTVNLPFCGHNIINNIFCDLPLVIKLACIETYTLELFVIADSGLLSFICFILLLVSYTVILVIVKHKSPGSLSKALSTLSAHIIVVTLFFGPCIFIYAWPFGSFASNTTLAVFYTVITPLLNPIIYTLRNREMKKAMRKLWIQHVSCT; encoded by the coding sequence ATGGATTATAAAAATGGATCCGCTGTGACAGAatttattttagtgggattttcTGGAGATTGGCAACTTCAGACTTTCTTCTTTGTGACATTTACTTTGATCTATGGCACTACTGTGGTGGGCAACATCCTTATTATAGTCACAGTGGCAGCTACTTCTACCCTTCATTCTCCCATGTACTTTCTTCTTGGAAACCTCTCCTTCCTGGACATGTGTCTTTCCACTGTCACGACGCCCAAGATGATAACAGACTTACTGGCAGCACGTAAGAGCATCTCTTTTCAGGGCTGCATGGCCCAGATGTTCTTCATGCATTTCTTCGGGGGTGCTGAAATGACTCTTTTGATAGTCATGGCCTTTGACAGATATGTGGCCATATGCAAACCATTGCACTACAGGATAATCATGAGTCACAGGTTGCTGAACAGGTGTATTATTCTTTCCTGGACAATTGGTTTCATACACACCATGAGCCAGATGGCACTCACAGTGAATTTGCCTTTCTGTGGACacaatattataaataatatattttgtgaTCTTCCCCTGGTAATCAAGCTTGCTTGTATTGAAACATACACTCTAGAGTTATTTGTGATTGCTGACAGTGGGCTGCTCTCATTCATCTGTTTCATTCTCTTGCTTGTTTCATACACTGTCATTCTGGTCATTGTAAAGCACAAATCACCTGGCAGTCTTTCCAAGGCTCTGTCCACCTTGTCTGCCCACATAATTGTGGTCACTCTGTTCTTTGGACCCTGTATCTTTATCTATGCCTGGCCGTTCGGAAGTTTTGCAAGCAATACAACTCTTGCTGTATTTTACACCGTTATTACTCCCTTACTGAATCCTATTATTTATACACTGAGAAATCGGGAAATGAAGAAAGCCATGAGAAAATTATGGATCCAACATGTTAGCTGCACATAG